A window of Castanea sativa cultivar Marrone di Chiusa Pesio chromosome 1, ASM4071231v1 contains these coding sequences:
- the LOC142616383 gene encoding protein SUPPRESSOR OF MAX2 1 encodes MRAGLSTIQQTLTAEAASVLNHSIAEAGRRNHGQTTPLHVAATLLASPSGYLRQACIKSHPNSSHPLQCRALELCFSVALERLPTAQNLSPGIEPPISNALMAALKRAQAHQRRGCPEQQQQPLLAVKVELEQLIISILDDPSVSRVMREASFSSPAVKATIEQSLNSSSPSASSIPNSGPIGLGFRGGPTATNRNLYLNPRLQQQGSAAQLGHQRGEEVKRVVDILLRSKKRNPVLVGESEPEAVVKELLRRIENKELGDGALKNAQVIHWDKEFSSDRAQIPAKVKELGDLVDTRIANSGSGGGVIVNLGDLKWLVEQPVSFGVAGAGPGSGLQQQQVVSEVGRAAVAEMGKLLGRFGEGSGGRVWLIGTATCETYLRCQVYHPSMENDWDLQAVPIAPRAIPGMFPRLGTNGILSSSVESLSPLKGFTAGATAPRRLSENLDPARRTSCCPQCMQNYEQELAKILPKEFEKSSSEVKSEAARPQLPQWLQNAKANDDDAKTMDQTQPKDQELTSKQRRQDLLKKWIDTCFRLHPSFHHPNLSSERISPVPPSMAGLYNPNVIARRSFQPKLQMNRLLGETLQPNTNQVPTQPSERAVSPPGSPVKTDLILGRPKVSDTSPVHKERIKDFLGCMSSEPQNNLHEKQSNKLLSTLDADSFKKLVRGLMEKVWWQQDAASALATSVTQCKVGNGKQRGAGSRGDMWILFMGPDRVGKKKMASALSELVSEANPIMICLGSRRDDGESDLSFRGKTALDRIAEAVRRNPFSVIMLEDIDEADMLIRGSIKRAMERGRLADSHGREISLGNVIFILTANWLPDNLKYLSNGISLDEDKLASLARGGWHLRLSLCERTAKRRAHWLHDEDRPTKPSKKDTTSALAFDLNETADAEDERADNSHNSSDLTIDHEYEHGLNSNTNTRIPTTSAAPRELLEAVDDTIVFKPVNLSPIRRNITSSVSKKFTTIIGDGISIEVQGEALDKITSGVWLGRTSLEEWTEKALAPSFHQLKACLPNNSLNDSSMVVRLEIDTESDSRSFGDSDYLPSSVKVVAKGL; translated from the exons ATGAGAGCAGGATTGAGTACGATCCAGCAAACCCTTACGGCGGAGGCGGCGAGCGTGTTGAACCACTCGATCGCGGAGGCGGGTAGGCGGAACCACGGCCAAACGACGCCGCTACATGTGGCGGCGACGCTTTTGGCCTCGCCCTCCGGCTACCTCCGCCAAGCTTGTATCAAGTCCCATCCCAATTCTTCCCACCCACTCCAGTGTCGAGCTCTCGAGCTTTGCTTCAGCGTCGCGCTCGAGCGCCTCCCCACGGCTCAGAACCTCAGCCCCGGTATCGAGCCGCCAATCTCGAATGCTCTTATGGCGGCGCTGAAGCGAGCGCAGGCGCATCAGCGGCGTGGCTGCCCcgagcagcagcaacagccaCTTCTGGCGGTGAAAGTCGAGCTCGAGCAGCTGATTATATCGATTCTCGATGACCCAAGTGTGAGTCGAGTTATGCGAGAAGCTAGCTTTTCCAGCCCGGCTGTTAAGGCCACAATTGAGCAGTCTCTGAATTCGTCTTCGCCTTCGGCTTCTTCGATTCCCAACTCGGGTCCTATTGGATTGGGATTTAGAGGTGGACCCACTGCGACAAATAGGAATCTGTACTTGAATCCACGGTTGCAGCAACAGGGGAGTGCAGCCCAATTGGGACATCAGAGAGGTGAGGAGGTGAAACGGGTTGTTGATATTTTGCTGAGGAGCAAGAAGAGGAACCCGGTATTGGTCGGCGAGTCGGAGCCTGAGGCGGTGGTGAAAGAGCTACTGAGGAGGATTGAGAATAAGGAATTGGGGGATGGGGCATTGAAAAATGCTCAGGTGATCCATTGGGACAAGGAGTTTTCTTCGGATAGAGCGCAAATACCTGCCAAAGTTAAAGAATTGGGCGATTTGGTTGACACCCGGATTGCAAATTCGGGCTCTGGTGGTGGTGTTATTGTTAATTTGGGTGATTTGAAATGGCTGGTTGAGCAGCCAGTGAGTTTCGGGGTGGCGGGGGCGGGGCCGGGTTCGGGGTTGCAGCAGCAGCAGGTTGTTTCGGAGGTGGGGCGTGCCGCGGTGGCGGAGATGGGGAAGCTATTGGGGAGGTTTGGAGAAGGGAGTGGGGGGCGGGTTTGGTTGATTGGGACTGCTACTTGTGAGACTTATTTGAGGTGCCAGGTTTATCATCCTTCTATGGAAAATGATTGGGATCTTCAGGCAGTGCCAATTGCTCCTAGAGCGATTCCGGGAATGTTTCCAAG GCTTGGCACCAATGGGATTCTCAGCAGCTCTGTTGAGTCTCTGTCTCCATTGAAGGGCTTTACAGCTGGAGCAACCGCACCAAGACGTCTCTCGGAGAATTTGGACCCTGCTCGAAGAACAAGTTGTTGCCCACAATGCATGCAGAATTACGAACAAGAGCTAGCAAAAATTTTACCCAAGGAGTTTGAGAAATCATCTTCTGAGGTTAAATCAGAAGCAGCTCGACCTCAACTGCCACAGTGGTTGCAAAATGCTAAAGCCAATGACGATGATGCTAAAACAATGGATCAGACTCAG CCCAAGGACCAAGAACTGACTTCAAAGCAGAGGCGTCAAGATTTACTGAAGAAATGGATTGATACATGCTTTCGTCTTCATCCTAGTTTTCATCATCCCAATCTCAGTTCTGAGAGAATTTCTCCTGTACCTCCCTCGATGGCAGGCTTGTACAATCCAAATGTTATTGCTCGCCGATCTTTCCAACCCAAATTACAAATGAACAGACTTCTTGGGGAAACCCTGCAACCAAACACTAATCAAGTGCCCACTCAACCCTCTGAGAGGGCAGTTTCCCCACCAGGCAGCCCTGTAAAGACAGACCTGATTCTTGGGCGACCAAAGGTCAGTGATACCAGCCCTGTCCATAAAGAGCGCATCAAAGACTTTTTGGGCTGCATGTCTTCTGAACCACAGAACAACTTGCATGAAAAGCAGAGCAATAAACTGCTTAGCACATTAGATGCTGACTCATTCAAGAAGCTCGTCAGGGGTCTAATGGAGAAGGTATGGTGGCAGCAGGATGCAGCATCGGCTTTAGCTACGAGTGTGACCCAGTGCAAAGTGGGCAATGGAAAACAACGTGGTGCTGGATCAAGAGGTGACATGTGGatattatttatgggtcccGACAGGGTTGGCAAGAAGAAGATGGCTTCAGCTCTTTCAGAACTGGTATCTGAGGCCAATCCAATAATGATTTGTCTTGGTTCTCGACGCGATGATGGGGAATCAGACCTGAGTTTCCGTGGTAAAACAGCTCTGGATAGAATTGCAGAGGCAGTTAGGAGGAACCCCTTTTCAGTAATCATGCTTGAGGACATTGATGAAGCAGATATGCTAATCCGAGGGAGCATCAAACGGGCAATGGAAAGAGGACGGCTTGCTGATTCTCATGGACGTGAAATCAGTCTTGGAAATGTCATCTTCATTCTTACTGCTAATTGGCTGCCAGATAATCTCAAATACTTATCCAACGGAATTTCACTTGATGAAGATAAGCTTGCCAGTTTAGCAAGAGGAGGTTGGCATCTAAGATTATCCCTTTGTGAGAGGACTGCAAAACGAAGAGCCCATTGGCTACATGACGAAGACAGACCAACTAAGCCTAGTAAGAAGGACACAACTTCAGCTTTAGCATTTGATCTAAATGAAACTGCTGATGCAGAGGATGAAAGGGCAGATAATTCACACAATTCAAGTGATCTCACAATTGATCACGAATATGAGCACGGCCTCAATAGCAATACGAATACAAGAATACCCACGACCTCAGCAGCACCTCGTGAACTCCTTGAGGCTGTCGATGACACTATTGTCTTTAAGCCGGTGAACTTAAGCCCCATCCGCCGCAACATCACAAGTTCTGTCAGTAAAAAATTCACCACCATTATAGGCGATGGAATTTCAATTGAAGTACAAGGTGAGGCACTGGATAAGATTACTAGTGGGGTATGGCTAGGAAGAACAAGTTTAGAAGAATGGACAGAGAAAGCACTAGCTCCAAGTTTTCACCAGCTCAAGGCATGCCTTCCCAACAATAGCCTTAATGATTCATCAATGGTTGTTAGGCTTGAAATTGACACCGAATCAGATAGCCGGAGCTTTGGGGATTCTGATTATCTTCCTAGTAGTGTCAAGGTGGTGGCTAAGGGGTTGTGA